A window of the Nisaea acidiphila genome harbors these coding sequences:
- a CDS encoding thermonuclease family protein, translating into MRAVAVKLLMSLFFAALPATAFAADKKPVVIEGEARVIDAGTIQIDNKVIRLFGIVAPGPRQKCLRGSLPWLCGAAARTYLKELADRKQARCQAIQSYNARCIVANKDLANEMVRAGWAVADESGEAYRPAEDKARAEKRGLWEYAPE; encoded by the coding sequence ATGCGTGCCGTCGCCGTCAAACTGTTGATGTCCTTGTTCTTTGCCGCGTTACCGGCGACAGCTTTTGCAGCCGACAAGAAGCCCGTCGTGATCGAGGGCGAAGCGCGGGTTATCGATGCCGGAACGATACAGATCGACAACAAGGTGATCCGGCTGTTCGGCATCGTCGCGCCGGGGCCGCGGCAGAAATGCCTCCGCGGTTCGCTGCCCTGGCTCTGCGGCGCGGCGGCCCGGACATACCTGAAAGAATTGGCTGACCGCAAACAGGCCCGTTGCCAGGCCATTCAGAGCTACAATGCCCGATGCATCGTCGCCAACAAGGATCTGGCGAACGAAATGGTGCGGGCCGGCTGGGCCGTCGCGGACGAATCCGGCGAAGCCTACCGACCCGCGGAAGACAAAGCCCGCGCCGAAAAGCGCGGGCTCTGGGAATACGCTCCTGAATAA
- a CDS encoding HAD-IIA family hydrolase produces MLDMEPLSFEEAWAGYLKWAHRLPPAPPPVEPRRISGIAEIIGDFDAVILDNFGVLSLGPPVIPAGPPAYAAIRDVGAKIRVISNDGSKTLSAMLESHRRRGYHFDDDEIYAGLSLLGDMARDTGDGIWAAIGLDPLPLPPGPLQARTWTAGGIEIDDAAGLLLMDCGEFRRQAFLPVIESFRERPRPVVVCNPDVTAPYSEEMSLEPGYLAHWLADETGIEPLFLGKPFPDIYRHALRDLAQILPERILCVGDTLHTDVLGGRNLGMKTLLVETGFTRGRDPLALAEECGIWPDFIASSI; encoded by the coding sequence ATGCTCGATATGGAGCCTCTCAGCTTCGAGGAAGCCTGGGCCGGATACCTGAAATGGGCGCACCGATTGCCGCCCGCCCCGCCTCCTGTCGAGCCCCGGCGCATTTCGGGGATTGCCGAGATCATCGGTGACTTCGATGCGGTCATTCTCGACAATTTCGGAGTTCTGAGCCTCGGCCCCCCCGTCATTCCCGCTGGACCGCCCGCCTATGCGGCAATACGGGATGTCGGGGCGAAGATCAGAGTGATCTCCAATGACGGCTCGAAAACACTCTCCGCGATGCTGGAGAGCCACCGGCGCCGCGGTTACCACTTCGACGATGATGAGATCTATGCCGGGCTCAGCCTGCTCGGAGATATGGCCCGGGACACCGGAGACGGTATCTGGGCCGCGATCGGGCTCGATCCTCTGCCCCTGCCCCCCGGTCCTCTTCAGGCCCGTACCTGGACAGCCGGCGGGATAGAGATCGACGACGCCGCGGGTCTCCTGCTGATGGATTGCGGCGAATTTCGCCGTCAGGCATTTCTGCCGGTCATCGAAAGCTTCCGGGAAAGGCCCCGTCCGGTCGTCGTCTGCAATCCGGACGTCACCGCGCCCTATAGCGAGGAGATGAGCCTGGAGCCAGGATACCTCGCGCACTGGCTCGCGGACGAAACGGGTATCGAGCCACTCTTCCTCGGGAAGCCGTTTCCCGACATTTACCGCCATGCTCTCCGCGACCTCGCGCAAATCTTGCCGGAGAGAATTCTATGCGTCGGAGACACCCTGCACACGGATGTACTCGGCGGACGCAATCTCGGGATGAAGACACTGCTCGTCGAAACCGGCTTCACCCGGGGGCGCGATCCCCTGGCACTTGCGGAAGAATGCGGAATCTGGCCTGATTTCATCGCGTCATCCATCTGA